One Pelmatolapia mariae isolate MD_Pm_ZW linkage group LG1, Pm_UMD_F_2, whole genome shotgun sequence genomic window, GAGTTTTCGTTGTGCACTCACAGATCCGTACAGCTTTCCCCGTCGGTTCATGGCCACAAAAAGTCCGCTGCGAATGCCCAGCAAGGTCACCACTCCTCTCTCCACCGGAGAGATCTGCAGGAGACCTGAAGACAAAAAGCAGCACACTTACTACAACACGCCGGTGTGATGTCCTGCGTGCTActccacgcacacacacaccgactTTACTGCTTGTGTAAGGAAGTGAGCTGGATGGTCAGACTGAGATTTGAAATTTCGGTAAACACATGTTTGAATTCCACAGAAAACAACTGGCACATTGTGGCGCCGTCATCCCTGATCTTAATATAAGTTAATACACTAACAAAGGAGCCCCTTtaaatatatgtcatatcatGTCAGGCTGAATGAAATCCAGCTCTGACATTTTTGAACATGACTGAATATTTTCACCTTGAGAAATGACAGCGAGGCAAGAAGTGTTTGGAGCTTGGCTCACTACCCTGGAACACCCTACGCTGAGCAGCTCATTTCTGAAAAGGTATCAGAAACACGCGAAGGCTAATCGGACGCCAGCTGATGCGTTTCCTCAGCGGGGATTGACAGGCTGCTGACCGACTGCGTCTTTTAGTTCcatgtatcattttaaagagTGTGTCAGAGGTTTCGAGTCCTCGCTTGGGTTTTCTGTAAATATATGCATTGTATATGTAATGTATATCCCTGAGGTTTTAAGCCTCGTCTTAGAAtagtcacacacaaaaaaaacaagctttcaGTGTCTTCGTCCCCGCGAGTTGGCGGGGATTACATGTGACGTGTTGGGTAAACAGAAGTTTCTCATTCTTCGTGTCTGCAAATGATTTTAAGTTGCACGACCAACGGGCCCGCAGGCTGGACCTAACTTTAGGTCCAGCCTTTAGGTTACAGCAGCACAATCCTACGCACCTACGCTCCAGATGTTGGTACTATGGCGTGGGTCAGACTATACACGTGCGCGGGTCTGACGGATCAGGTGTGTGGCCCCGTTTTATTCGCAGTTAGAGAAAATGCGATCAATCATAAGTCAGCTGAGGTGACTGCTTCCTGTTCTAAGAACTTCTTCAGTCGTTTCTCTGGAGCTGTCTTTGCTTTTCGTGTTCGTGTTCAAACACAGAGTCGGAGCAGTGAGGAAATAAAGTATCAATCGCAAACTTACTGTAACGATGTTCGTTGTGTACTCCCGTTATTCTGCCATCTGGTAACACCTGAATGTGAAAACCGATCCCCACGTTGCAATAGAGCCGCCTCAACCTCTTAATGCCCAGGAGGTAGTCGCTGTCCCGGCCGCTCTCCTCCCGCTTCTCCCCCGGGATTCGCGCGAGGGACCGGGAGTAAAGGGCTTCCCAGCGGTCCGCCGTGCCGTTCAGGCCGGGAGCGCATCCTGCCAGTCTCGCCACCAGGCCCAGGACCAGGACGATCCGCAGGGCCGTCAGAGAGCCCATCCCGGCTCCGTCTGTGAGAGCAGCTTCCCAGTGTTCGACTCTCCAGTGAAGAGAGAAGAGCGAGAAGCAGAGCGAAGCAGGCAGCAGCGCCCGGGAGCGACATTGATCTGCATGGACTCGGCAAAGCCAGACCTCTATATTTATACCTGCATACACATTACATCACTGCTCCACACTTAGTAAAAATCCACAAAGTACTTCTTCACAGTCAGCCGCACCGAAAGCAGGGCTTTATTCACTTCCAATAATGGCCTTGTTATCTCCGCGCACAATCTTTGgaaaataaagcaataaaagctCAATAATGACCAAAAAACCTCTTTGTGCGAGGCTTTcattatcagcagcagaataTCATAATTTATGTATGGGAGGATGTAAAATAGGAAACCGCCAAGTTAACACACAGGAGACAGTTCTATAAATGAACAATAACAGGAAAACAACACAGGTCCAATTCAACCAAGTGGAAAAAAGAGCGCTAACTTAAGACTGCTACTAGGGAAATCATGTCCCGGACCCTTATAGAAAACAATGGTACGAATAAATACAGTCTGTAGTATGATAAGTATGCTGTCATTGTTGACCAAGTCTTTATTTGACTGGAACCGCCTGTGTGGTTCGTTATTAATCCATGCACCACAGTGTCTGTGTTCAGAATTAAATGGATATTATGAAAACGTCAGTGAAGTTGGACTGGATGGACTGTTCACGTGAGCATGAACAGCCTTGTGATGGACTGGCCTGTGTGGAGTGTTgtccctgaattggataaggaAAGGTCAGGAAATACTTCCAAGAAGTTTACAGTTTTCCTAAAAAGTCTTGAGGCTGTGTGTATGGATTTTATTCAGCTCTGTTCGTTGTGTTCAAACCGCCAACCTTAAAGAGTcgatttttgcttttgtttcacTTACTTTTTAGAACTCACCAGCTGACATCATGGCACAATTTCTTTGATCTGACATCCTTGACACTCTTTCAGTCCGTTGCTCTTCTTTTGTTTCAGTATTTCATAAGTGTGATGATTCTTGCTACATTTATGCAAAGTGTTAACATTTCCACGCTCTGCTGTGTCCCATTATGGATCTCATTATGGTACTCTGTTGGAGTACTTGAAGATCTTCCACGTCTTTCAGCCCAGAGCCCTTTGATCTCTGGGCCAGCCTTGTTTCTTTGTGTGCAGCAAAATAGCTCCATGAATGCAGGCAGATCTTAGGCACTCGGTTGGGTATCGATCTCCAATGCaatttttctcccttttttcattttttactgcTCCCTTCCGGGATCACCgcagtggatcatctgcctccatctcacctcaTTCCTGTGGaccctcctctgtcacaccaaccctctgcatgtcttcCTTCACTACATTCATAAACCTACTGTGTGGTCTTCCCCTTTTCCCCCTGCCTGGCAGAACAATTCACTTTCCACTGACCCAAAATTATGCAAGAATAGCAAGTAGTCCATAAAACCTTTTGCTTAGTTGAAAAGCATGAAGGCCATCATATACAACTGATGGAATGCTGGGATGAATCCTCAAGTATCAGCAGTCATGGGCTTATTTCAGTGCTTCAGGAAAACAGGTCAACTTTTAGACTGCTGGACCACCAAAGCTACCTTCAGAGCAACTGGTGGACTTGTCCTAAAGTCATTCAGCTGATTAGCTGGTGATGCACAAGTAGGCTGCTCAAAACATTGACTGATGAGCTGCAGAACCTATAGGAAAGCTTCCTGATCATGTACCGACCTCCAAAAAACTCATAAGAGTGTCTGTCCTTTAGGACATTGGAGGTTCATAGGCTGACAGGCTTATAGGACAACAGATGGAATTCCACAATATCAGTATGGATTTTGGacctttttttattcattttttatttttttgaaaatattggaaaatatggaaaatgaaaatattacaaaCCTTCTTTAAAGCTGCTAGACTGTAGAGAAATGTATGTAAGGCAATAAGATGAGACATTTGGCTATCATTATAATTATTCAATAAACAAATTACACCAAGGCACTGAGCCTTTTAGGTAGCTGGTGCACCGATAGAACCTACGTGGGCTGAGATGTGATGGAACTCAGGATCGGCTTTTGAATGAAGACATTCATGTGAACCGTTCACACAGCAGTCTCTTGCTGTCGCTGTCCATGGTTCTGTAATGTCCTTTtatcagactaaaataaaagcAGCCTGACATGTTTCTTTTCAGTCATGTTGCAGTTTGTAAGTTATGCCtgactttattttctgtttatgctGTACTGACATTATTGTGGTTTTTGGTTGCATGTATGCAGTGAATTATACTAAGTGAAAGACGTTTTAGATTTCACTGGGTGACAGCTGCAGTTCAGAGCTTAGAATGTCTCAGCATTCAACACGATTCATTtgctctcttgtttatttatcactTAGCAGCCCATGCATAGCATCTTTATGATCCAGAAAAAAAGTATGAAAGTATGTTTCTAATGATCCGAGAGCACCCTCGATAACTTGGTAACAAATCATTTCTAAAACTGTACAAAGCGAGTTCATCTTCTAAATGTTGTTTTACCCTGAAAACCTGAATCCATGTGACCTATCTCGTTTCCTTCATCCTCAGCCTGCGTCCATAGTTATCATCTTGTATCGCCAAGTTTAAAACAGatgtaaagaaacaaaaaactagtGTATAAAAACCATCCAGATATGAACCTGGAATCATGTCACACGCACAGCATGTGaaaaggtgaaaaatgaaaaatggttGTGTATCCAACGTCTTGTTGTGTGTATCCAGACTGGGAAGGAGGTATTTCTTCTGATGTTGTTGGAGCAGTACAGCTGGATGTTGGCCAGCTATACAGCTGCTACTGAACTGGTGCCAGCCTGGATCTATTAAGTGGTGCGTTGTGAACTTTACATTCCTTTCATAAATGATAAATGAGGTAAAACACATGAaggaaaaatattattttgtaaatCTTGTAGTTTTTAAGATAATAATCCTTTGACCAGCATGTGCTTTGTAAAAATTCCAAACTGACTGGATAATTCCTATTTCCTGACAGTGAGCTGCCTATAGAGGGCATCCCACTCCCTTTCCAAAGTAAGAGCATTGGATGCAAACTCACATGTGTCTGAAACTCGGCAAATGTTCCTTTAATGGGCAGAGGGCCCATGCTTAACATACGTTTATAGTGCAGTTTTACCAATACATGCCTTTCTGGCCACCAGAATACTCTTTAAGACAAGTTTCAATACTTGTGTAAAGTAGCCATAATCTTCTAGTTTTTTACTTGACTTGGGGTTTCTTTTGTGTCCCTGGGTGTTTTGAAATGCtctgaaataaatacaaaaataaactaaaatgtgtTGTTATTAATAAAAAGGGACTGATTGCTCGAACCCATTATCTGACTTAAAGGCAAAATCAGAATCACTTGGCACATCTTAGTGAGCTGATCATTATGATGATGGGATAACAGTTTTCCATCATTCTCATAAAAAGTGTGTG contains:
- the fgf4 gene encoding fibroblast growth factor 4, producing the protein MGSLTALRIVLVLGLVARLAGCAPGLNGTADRWEALYSRSLARIPGEKREESGRDSDYLLGIKRLRRLYCNVGIGFHIQVLPDGRITGVHNEHRYSLLQISPVERGVVTLLGIRSGLFVAMNRRGKLYGSLHYNNECKFRETLLANNYNAYESVAYPRMFIGLSKNGKTKRGNRVSPAMTVTHFLPRIYWPHK